From a single Raphanus sativus cultivar WK10039 chromosome 3, ASM80110v3, whole genome shotgun sequence genomic region:
- the LOC108847882 gene encoding uncharacterized protein LOC108847882, with product MVEPVNSSLGKMLLEEVSPVVMVLCTPLVEETFLKNGLSFVETLKPFCNFNNIDVPVRTSGDQLYRLKKFTLRLFNASDIKQPNVEVAKQRLEHVITEAGEKVFDDLKSDPPQITHILSDPESEIAPTWFQYYNKELIRTLSFSEHEAFDHPVACLLVVSSKDEQPVNKFVDLFNTNRLPSLLNDGVMDPKILKHYLLVHDNQDATTERTSKVLSEMRSTFGNNECNLLCTNSSKEGNVEHQANPWASFKSSVSANKLGCALTGDDIVEIKDLMQEFTSRHIIPHMEQKVRELNQQISATRKGLRNQIKNLWWRKGKDDVPDSTKGSMYTFSSTESQIRILGDYAFMLHDYELALSSYRLISTDYKLDKAWKHYAGVQEMMGLAYFISNQSEKEAEYCMENAFSTYLKLGRSGFQNATRCGLWWAEMLKARDQYKEAASAYFRICGEEPLHAAVMLEQASYCFVLTKPAMLNKYGFHLVLSGDHYKNCDQVSHAIRTYRSAISVYESTTWSHIKDHVHFHIGRWYALVGMHDVAVRNMLKVLDCGKQSKATQEIFLRDFFEIVKKTGMKHEVVGLQLPFINMSSLQVIYEDHRTYASQASVLVQESIWQSLEDDIIPSLNSGKSNWLELQSKLLPKKYKESNVCVAGESVKVDLEFRNPLLISTSITSVSLICELTSNSDDLTVSKEPSSLSVGTESSAEHNQGTTSGFSSFTLSEVDLTLGGGEKKMVRLTVTPSEEGILKIVGVRWGLSGSVVGVHYFQSTPGKAKTNKGRRKNKLTPTDALKFLVIKSLPRLEGSIDHLPEQLYAGDLRYLVLELKNKSESPIKNLKMKISHPRFVNPGNHEEEVTTDFPDCLKKGHEQNNLQRETSSVFSFPKDVSLQGDKSLRWPLWFRAAIPGTISLYFTIYYEMENVSSIMKYRTLRMNYNLKVLPSLETSFEITPSPSRLQEFLVRMDIVNRANSDSFHIHQLSTVGCRWGISLLERVDKILPSKSLLPGQALSCHFMIKDNRKSGTEEEKTISNPPSQTDVKMFSQDDDEKLFDIVNSPLTNFHKSERSCQETSDQLSTNTVDFILISHVAKSSNSSGVADIPKILSHHSCHNRIRSSNPLSWSLYGPRTIYHDFSTSLCEVQLKLVIRNTSSGLSSVSFNAIDCLPDAAAPAPSSGNQSGWRYVPDVTEEMKLTSDVMGSRLGKPPSSMESSPPFIWSGLSSTKFEIPPLSTTEVPLQISVFSPGIYNLSSYKLTWELSGHEDASSGTCQGYPYYLTVLQS from the exons atggtggAGCCGGTGAACTCATCGCTTGGGAAAATGCTATTGGAGGAGGTCAGCCCAGTAGTCATGGTTCTCTGCACGCCTCTCGTTGAAGAGACTTTCCTCAAGAACGGACTATCCTTTGTGGAGACGCTCAAGCCATTCTGCAACTTCAATAACATCGATG TTCCTGTTCGGACCTCAGGCGATCAGCTTTATCGGCTGAAGAAGTTTACTCTGAGATTGTTTAATGCCTCCGATATCAAACAACCAAACGTAGAG GTTGCAAAGCAACGGCTAGAGCATGTTATCACTGAAGCTGGGGAGAAAGTTTTTGACGATTTGAAATCTGACCCTCCTCAAATTACTCATATACTCTCTG ATCCAGAGTCTGAAATTGCACCCACATGGTTTCAGTATTACAATAAGGAACTTATCCGTACACTCTCGTTTTCAGAACATGAAGCTTTTGATCATCCTGTGGCTT GTCTCTTGGTCGTCTCATCAAAAGACGAACAACCTGTCAATAAATTTGTAGATCTTTTCAACACCAATAGATTACCTTCTTTGCTTAATGATGGTGTAATGGACCCAAAGATTTTGAAGCATTACCTGTTGGTGCATGACAATCAGGATGCAACAACAGAGAG AACGTCTAAAGTTCTGTCTGAGATGAGAAGTACATTTGGAAACAATGAGTGCAACTTACTTTGCACTAATTCATCTAAAGAGGGGAACGTGGAACATCAGGCTAATCCCTGGGCTTCATTT AAATCAAGTGTTTCGGCCAACAAACTTGGATGTGCTCTCACTGGCGACGATATTGTGGAG ATCAAAGATCTGATGCAAGAGTTTACTTCGAGGCATATAATCCCTCACATGGAGCAGAAAGTTCGAGAACTTAATCAACAG ATTTCTGCAACAAGGAAAGGACTtagaaaccaaataaaaaacttaTGGTGGAGGAAAGGAAAAGACGATGTTCCGGATTCAACCAAAGGTTCTAT GTATACATTTAGCTCCACTGAATCTCAAATTAGAATTTTGGGTGACTACGCCTTCATGTTGCATGATTATGAACTTGCATTGTCAAGCTATCGCTTAATATCAACCGATTACAAGCTCGATAAAGCTTGGAAGCACTATGCTGGTGTTCAG GAAATGATGGGACTTGCGTATTTCATCTCAAACCAGTCAGAAAAGGAAGCTGAGTACTGCATGGAAAATGCATTCAGCACTTATCTG AAACTTGGGAGGTCTGGCTTTCAGAATGCTACGAGATGTGGGCTCTGGTGGGCAGAGATGCTAAAAGCTAGAGACCAGTACAAAGAAGCTGCTTCTGCTTACTTCCGCATATGTGGAGAG GAACCATTACACGCCGCAGTCATGTTAGAGCAAGCTTCTTACTGCTTCGTGTTAACTAAGCCAGCGATGCTAAACAAGTATGGATTTCATCTAGTTCTCTCAGGAGACCATTATAAAAACTGTGATCAG gtTAGCCATGCAATTCGTACATATAGAAGTGCAATCTCCGTTTATGAATCAACTACATGGAGCCATATCAAAGACCATGTACATTTTCACATTGGACG GTGGTACGCACTTGTTGGGATGCATGATGTTGCAGTTAGAAATATGCTCAAAGTACTGGACTGTGGCAAACAATCCAAGGCAACCCAAGAGATTTTTCTCAGAGACTTTTTCGAGATTGTTAAG AAAACTGGAATGAAGCACGAGGTGGTGGGACTTCAACTACCATTTATTAATATGTCGTCTCTTCAAGTTATATATGAAGACCATCGCACTTATGCATCTCAAGCTTCT GTTCTTGTACAAGAGAGCATCTGGCAGTCACTGGAGGATGATATCATTCCATCATTAAACTCTGGAAAGTCAAACTGGCTGGAATTACAGTCAAAGCTACTACCAAAGAAATACAAGGAATCAAATGTTTGTGTGGCTGGAG AGTCGGTGAAAGTGGATCTGGAGTTTAGGAATCCATTGCTTATCTCTACTTCCATAACAAGTGTTTCTCTCATATGTGAGCTTACCTCAAATTCTGATGACCTAACAG TTAGTAAAGAGCCAAGTAGCTTAAGCGTGGGGACCGAGAGTTCCGCAGAACATAATCA GGGTACAACatctggtttctcttctttcacTTTGTCTGAGGTGGACTTGACATTAGGCGGAGGCGAGAAAAAAATG gTGAGACTCACGGTTACCCCCAGTGAAGAAGGTATCCTCAAAATTGTCGGTGTAAGGTGGGGGTTGTCTGGTTCCGTTGTAGGTGTGCATTACTTCCAATCTACCCCTGGAAAGGCAAAAACTAACAAGGGAAGACGGAAAAACAAACTTACTCCCACTGATGCCTTGAAATTTTTGGTCATCAAG AGTCTGCCCAGGCTTGAGGGTTCAATTGATCATCTTCCTGAGCAATTATATGCTGGAGATCTACGTTATCTTGTTTTagagttaaaaaataaatcggAATCCCCAATAAAG AATCTTAAAATGAAGATTAGCCATCCAAGATTTGTAAATCCTGGAAATCATGAAGAAGAGGTGACAACGGACTTTCCAGATTGCTTAAAGAAGGGCCATGAACAAAATAATCTCCAGCGTGAAACAAGTAGTGTCTTTTCATTTCCAAAG GATGTGTCACTGCAAGGAGATAAATCTTTGAGGTGGCCTCTCTGGTTTCGAGCTGCCATCCCAGGAACAATATCTTTGTATTTCACAATATACTATGAGATGGAAAATGTATCAAGCATCATGAAATATCGAACCCTAAGGATGAATTACAATTTAAAG GTTTTACCATCTCTAGAGACCTCGTTCGAAATTACTCCCTCTCCATCAAGATTGCAAGAATTTCTTGTGCGTATGGATATTGTGAACCGTGCGAATTCAGATTCTTTCCACATTCATCAGTTGTCGACAGTTGGGTGTCGGTGGGGTATCTCGTTGCTTGAGCGTGTTGATAAAATCTTACCTTCCAAGTCTCTGCTTCCTGGGCAAGCTTTATCATGTCACTTCATGATTAAG GATAACAGAAAATCCGGGACTGAAGAAGAGAAAACCATATCCAATCCTCCTAGCCAAACTGACGTAAAAATGTTTAGTCAGGATGACGATGAAAAGCTTTTTGATATCGTTAACTCACCTTTAACAAactttcataaaagtgaaaggTCATGCCAGGAAACTTCAGATCAG TTAAGTACCAATACCGTTGACTTCATTCTAATCTCTCACGTAGCAAAATCCAGCAATTCATCAGGAGTGGCAGATATACCAAAGATTCTGTCTCACCATTCATGTCACAATAG AATCAGGAGTTCGAACCCGCTATCCTGGTCCCTATACGGTCCCCGAACCATATACCACGACTTTTCGACCTCCTTGTGTGAAGTTCAACTAAAATTAGTAATCAGAAACACATCTAGTGGATTATCATCTGTGAGCTTCAACGCCATTGATTGCCTACCAGACGCAGCAGCACCAGCTCCTTCCTCTGGAAACCAATCTGGGTGGCGCTACGTGCCAGATGTAACAGAGGAAATGAAACTGACTTCAGATGTAATGGGGAGCCGTCTAGGGAAACCTCCATCTTCCATGGAAAGCTCACCTCCTTTCATATGGTCAGGTTTAAGTTCCACCAAGTTCGAAATCCCGCCATTGTCAACAACAGAGGTCCCGCTGCAGATATCGGTTTTCTCTCCAGGTATCTACAATCTCTCTTCGTATAAGCTTACCTGGGAGCTTTCCGGGCATGAAGATGCATCATCAGGGACTTGCCAAGGCTATCCTTATTACCTTACTGTTCTTCAGTCTTGA